In Capillimicrobium parvum, a genomic segment contains:
- a CDS encoding Type 1 glutamine amidotransferase-like domain-containing protein yields the protein MPPERTRRIFAMGGGGFTMEPEVPALDHFLLSLTGKREPRLLYLPTASGDPVEQVDRFHAAYDGTAAATTVLSLFRLHENPVALHGLVLGHDLVYVGGGSMRNMLAIWREHGLDAILREAWEHGIVLAGLSAGAMCWFAGGITKSGGRPAPIAGLGLLPYSFSAHRDGDPDRLPAYREAVRTGALPAGWAADDGVGLLFEGDRLVMAVSSRPGAGAARIEADGTETEIAVQELPRADDRALRPVPHDILEFRALRRARG from the coding sequence TTGCCGCCTGAGCGGACCCGGCGCATCTTCGCGATGGGCGGGGGCGGCTTCACGATGGAGCCGGAGGTCCCTGCGCTCGACCACTTCCTGCTGAGCCTGACCGGCAAGCGCGAGCCGCGGCTGCTGTACCTGCCGACGGCGAGCGGCGACCCTGTCGAGCAGGTCGATCGCTTCCACGCCGCTTACGACGGCACCGCGGCGGCGACGACCGTGCTGTCGCTGTTCCGGCTGCACGAGAATCCCGTCGCCCTCCATGGGCTCGTCCTCGGCCACGACCTCGTCTACGTCGGCGGCGGCTCGATGCGCAACATGCTGGCGATCTGGCGCGAGCACGGCCTCGACGCGATCCTGCGCGAGGCGTGGGAGCACGGCATCGTGCTGGCCGGCCTCAGCGCGGGCGCCATGTGCTGGTTCGCCGGCGGCATCACGAAGTCGGGCGGCCGGCCGGCGCCGATCGCCGGGCTCGGACTCCTGCCGTACTCGTTCTCGGCGCACCGTGACGGCGACCCCGACCGCCTGCCCGCCTACCGCGAGGCGGTGCGGACGGGAGCGCTGCCCGCAGGCTGGGCGGCCGACGACGGCGTCGGCCTGCTGTTCGAGGGTGACCGGCTCGTCATGGCGGTGTCGTCGCGTCCGGGCGCCGGGGCGGCGCGCATCGAGGCCGACGGGACCGAGACCGAGATCGCGGTGCAGGAGCTGCCGCGCGCCGACGACCGCGCCCTGCGCCCGGTCCCGCACGACATCCTCGAGTTCCGCGCGCTCAGGCGGGCTCGAGGCTGA
- a CDS encoding class I SAM-dependent methyltransferase, with protein sequence MSGTTSYGALVEHHGLSASHHLVLELVRPGSRVLDVGCAEGYLSAELIARGCDVVGVEPDERAAAIARERGLDVLEVDIEQVTLDAAGFDVVIFADVLEHLRDPEEVLRRMRPAGHVVVSLPNIAHWTARRTLLRGDFPREDFGLFDRTHLRYFTRATARELAEQAGYRVATERFADAPLPLESHVGALKRLRPHALRMSPELFALQVVLSLEPA encoded by the coding sequence ATGAGCGGGACGACCAGCTACGGCGCGCTCGTCGAGCACCACGGCCTGTCGGCCAGCCACCACCTCGTCCTGGAGCTCGTCCGGCCCGGCAGCCGCGTGCTCGACGTCGGCTGCGCCGAGGGCTACCTGTCCGCCGAGCTCATCGCCCGCGGCTGCGACGTCGTCGGCGTCGAGCCGGACGAGCGCGCGGCGGCCATCGCCCGCGAGCGCGGACTCGACGTCCTCGAGGTCGACATCGAGCAGGTCACGCTCGACGCGGCCGGCTTCGACGTCGTGATCTTCGCCGACGTGCTCGAGCACCTGCGCGACCCGGAGGAGGTGCTGCGCCGCATGCGGCCCGCCGGCCACGTCGTCGTGTCGCTGCCGAACATCGCGCACTGGACCGCGCGCCGGACGCTGCTGCGCGGCGACTTCCCACGCGAGGACTTCGGGCTCTTCGACCGCACGCACCTGCGCTACTTCACGCGCGCCACCGCACGCGAACTGGCCGAGCAGGCGGGCTACCGCGTCGCGACCGAGCGCTTCGCCGACGCGCCGCTGCCGCTCGAGTCGCACGTCGGCGCGCTGAAGCGCCTGCGCCCGCATGCGCTGCGGATGTCCCCGGAGCTGTTCGCGCTGCAGGTCGTGCTCAGCCTCGAGCCCGCCTGA
- a CDS encoding secondary thiamine-phosphate synthase enzyme YjbQ, whose protein sequence is MWHQAELTLRPRPRGFHLITDEVVGAVAELREVRVGLAHLFLRHTSASLTLNENASPDVRRDFREWFDRAVPDDTGYFAHTLEGPDDMPSHIKSSLTGNDLTLPIRDGRLAVGTWQGVYLCEHRDHGGPRSLLVTVWGE, encoded by the coding sequence ATGTGGCATCAGGCTGAGCTCACACTGCGCCCGCGGCCCCGCGGGTTCCATCTCATAACCGACGAGGTCGTCGGCGCGGTCGCGGAGCTGCGCGAGGTGCGCGTCGGGCTCGCGCACCTGTTCCTGCGCCACACGTCGGCGTCGCTGACGCTCAACGAGAACGCCAGCCCCGACGTGCGCCGCGACTTCCGCGAGTGGTTCGACCGGGCGGTGCCCGACGACACCGGCTACTTCGCGCATACGCTCGAGGGCCCGGACGACATGCCGTCGCACATCAAGAGCTCGCTCACGGGCAACGACCTCACGCTGCCGATCCGCGACGGCCGCCTCGCGGTCGGCACGTGGCAGGGGGTCTACCTGTGCGAGCACCGCGACCACGGCGGGCCGCGGTCGCTGCTCGTCACGGTGTGGGGCGAATGA
- a CDS encoding MGMT family protein, giving the protein MTPRAELVLERVRAIPPGFVRAYSDLDPGAPRFAGAVLSASDDPELPWHRVVRADGSVPKGARQRALLEAEEVPFRGDRVDMRAARIPSGADVASG; this is encoded by the coding sequence ATGACCCCGAGAGCCGAGCTCGTCCTCGAACGCGTGCGCGCGATCCCCCCGGGCTTCGTACGCGCGTACTCCGACCTCGACCCCGGCGCGCCGCGGTTCGCCGGTGCCGTGCTGTCGGCCAGCGACGACCCGGAGCTGCCCTGGCACCGCGTCGTCCGCGCGGACGGCTCGGTCCCGAAGGGCGCTCGCCAGCGTGCGCTGCTGGAGGCCGAGGAGGTCCCGTTCCGCGGCGACCGGGTCGACATGCGCGCGGCCCGGATACCGTCTGGGGCGGATGTGGCATCAGGCTGA
- a CDS encoding DUF1028 domain-containing protein → MVRRGTYSIVARDPDSLELGVAVQSHWFSVGSVVPFAQAGVGAVAVQSVPDPDTGPAVLETLAARGDAREALRVAVGAQPNAGMRQVGVVDARGDGAAWTGADCIRHAGDVEGPGFAAQANMMLNEGVPEAMAAAFERATGPLAERLVDALDGAEAAGGDVRGRQSAALLVVPAQGPPHAHAVDLRVEDHRDPLGELRRLLVLQRAYELAGEADELVAQGRHEEAGPRYEQAAQLAPDNDELLFWAGLAAGPQRGLLLVREAIERNPRWTTLLERLTDDVAPGAAAMRRALAAD, encoded by the coding sequence ATGGTGCGCCGCGGCACGTACTCCATCGTCGCCCGCGACCCGGACTCGCTCGAGCTCGGCGTCGCCGTCCAGTCGCACTGGTTCTCGGTCGGGTCGGTCGTCCCGTTCGCCCAGGCCGGCGTCGGCGCCGTCGCCGTCCAGTCGGTGCCCGACCCGGACACCGGCCCGGCCGTCCTGGAGACCCTCGCGGCCCGGGGTGACGCGCGCGAGGCGCTGCGCGTCGCGGTCGGCGCGCAGCCGAACGCGGGCATGCGCCAGGTCGGGGTCGTGGACGCGCGCGGCGACGGCGCTGCGTGGACGGGCGCCGACTGCATCCGCCACGCGGGCGACGTGGAAGGGCCCGGCTTCGCGGCGCAGGCCAACATGATGCTCAACGAGGGCGTGCCCGAGGCGATGGCCGCCGCGTTCGAGCGCGCGACCGGGCCGCTCGCCGAGCGGCTGGTGGACGCGCTCGACGGCGCCGAGGCGGCCGGCGGCGACGTGCGCGGCCGCCAGTCCGCCGCACTGCTCGTCGTCCCCGCGCAGGGCCCGCCGCACGCACACGCCGTCGACCTGCGCGTCGAGGATCACCGCGACCCGCTCGGCGAGCTGCGACGCCTGCTCGTGCTCCAGCGCGCCTACGAGCTCGCGGGCGAGGCCGACGAGCTCGTCGCCCAGGGCCGTCACGAGGAGGCCGGCCCGCGCTACGAGCAGGCCGCGCAGCTGGCGCCCGACAACGACGAGCTGCTGTTCTGGGCCGGCCTCGCCGCCGGTCCGCAGAGGGGCCTGCTGCTGGTGCGCGAGGCGATCGAGCGCAACCCCCGGTGGACGACGCTGCTCGAGCGGCTCACCGACGACGTCGCGCCGGGGGCGGCCGCGATGCGGCGCGCGCTCGCCGCAGACTGA
- a CDS encoding multifunctional oxoglutarate decarboxylase/oxoglutarate dehydrogenase thiamine pyrophosphate-binding subunit/dihydrolipoyllysine-residue succinyltransferase subunit has product MAVETRVQVPMPQMGESVTEGVVLEWHVKVGDTVASDDVLVEISTDKVDAEVPSPATGTVVALLVDEGDTVAVGAPLCEIESGDDDGDGAQPAGGEPDNGAAAAPNGDAGESAGQTIEITMPAMGESVTEGTILEWAKSVGDHIETDETLVEISTDKVDAEVPSPASGTISEILADAGDTVTVGQVLARLVTTNGASAGTAAAPTPSEAPAQGNGAAAAPAAAEQGVNASPVARRIAAAEGVDLSRVTGSGPQGRITKADVLAGENGGAPAAAPAQARGELIKGASAMLARYMDESREIPTATSFRTMTVTVMDGRRKQLKEGGQKVSFTHLIGYAVAVAATDEMPVMAHHFEQRDGKPYRLDDGQVNLGIAVDVEKKDGSRTLMVPVIKNAGGLSFRGFLDAFNDLIARARENKLTADDLMGANVSLTNPGGIGTVASVPRLMSGQGTIVATGSIAYPVGLGAIGEVIGAEKVMTMTSTYDHRVIQGAESGRFLKTIEDLLQGDGGFYDRVFADLGVALGPAPAPPAPAAPAAVARDVVPAAARAAAPPDEELLQAVQAATALVKAYRTHGHLAARLDPLGTEPEGDPALDPEPLNLSDEMMRRIPAKILRIGVPGATLYDALPHLRETYTGTIAYEIEHIASHRQRVWLREKIETGAFRSGLTNDEKTWLLGRLVKVDAFERFMHKAYLGQKQFSIEGLDMTVPMLDEIIQLSAAHGAREVVVGMAHRGRLNVLAHNLGRPYDSIFAEFEGASTLEAVTTIPQGGTGDVKYHHGSQGSYQLPNGESILVNLESNPSHLEFVDPVVVGAARAAQTTRQGAHAHRDTNAAVPVILHGDAAFPAQGVVAETLNLQALDGYAVGGSVHLIQNNQVGFTTDPDDARSTRWASDLAKGFDVPIFHVNADDPAACISAVRLAFAFRQEFGHDVLIDVVGYRRFGHNEADEPAYTQPEMTAVIKRHKRVAELWAEKLIAEGIVTQEDVDRQEQEVWDHLASLHRGLKDRINAAAEAGQVEQPTGEYQLDRSASPEVRTAVEADRLRALNEELLEVPEGFTVHPKLAKQLERRRDALGADGGIDWAQAESLAFASLLTEGTPIRLTGQDVERGTFSQRHLVFHDAKTGQTLCPIQHLPGALAPFELHNSPLSEIACVGFEYGYSAEAPETLVLWEAQFGDFANGAQVIIDQFIASGLAKWGQTTRLTLLLPHGYEGSGPEHSSARLERFLQLAAEGNIRVANLTTPAQYFHLLRRQARVAKQRPLVIMTPKSLLRLPQATNRVEHLADTQFYPVLAEPRVDDAQVKRLVLCTGKIYYDIVGHPDRADNQRVAVGRVELLYPFPEGQIRELIGRYPNLEEIVWVQEEPRNMGARAHMFPRLMQILEDHLHFGFIGRPERASPGEGYPAAHVEEQSRIIATALDVDQPVSQYPRKMPGER; this is encoded by the coding sequence ATGGCGGTTGAGACGCGGGTGCAGGTGCCGATGCCCCAGATGGGGGAATCGGTGACCGAAGGTGTCGTGCTCGAGTGGCACGTCAAGGTGGGCGACACGGTCGCCAGCGACGACGTACTCGTGGAGATCTCCACGGACAAGGTGGACGCCGAGGTTCCCTCGCCGGCCACCGGCACGGTCGTAGCCCTCCTCGTCGATGAGGGCGACACCGTCGCGGTCGGCGCACCCCTCTGCGAGATCGAGAGCGGGGACGACGACGGCGACGGCGCCCAGCCCGCCGGCGGCGAGCCGGACAACGGCGCCGCGGCCGCCCCGAACGGCGACGCCGGCGAGAGCGCCGGCCAGACGATCGAGATCACCATGCCGGCCATGGGCGAGTCGGTCACCGAGGGCACCATCCTCGAGTGGGCGAAGTCCGTCGGCGACCACATCGAGACCGACGAGACGCTCGTCGAGATCTCCACCGACAAGGTCGACGCGGAGGTCCCGTCGCCGGCCAGCGGCACCATCAGCGAGATCCTCGCCGACGCGGGCGACACCGTCACCGTCGGGCAGGTCCTGGCCCGCCTCGTCACGACGAACGGCGCCTCGGCCGGCACCGCCGCCGCGCCGACCCCCTCCGAGGCCCCCGCGCAGGGCAACGGCGCCGCCGCCGCGCCCGCCGCCGCGGAGCAGGGCGTCAATGCCTCCCCCGTCGCCAGGCGCATCGCCGCCGCCGAGGGCGTAGACCTCAGCCGGGTGACCGGCAGCGGCCCGCAGGGCCGCATCACGAAGGCCGACGTGCTGGCGGGCGAGAACGGGGGCGCCCCCGCCGCCGCGCCCGCGCAGGCCCGCGGCGAGCTCATCAAGGGCGCCTCGGCGATGCTCGCCCGGTACATGGACGAGTCGCGGGAGATCCCGACCGCGACGTCGTTCCGCACGATGACCGTCACGGTCATGGACGGCCGGCGCAAGCAGCTCAAGGAGGGCGGCCAGAAGGTCTCCTTCACCCACCTGATCGGCTATGCCGTGGCCGTCGCGGCGACCGACGAGATGCCGGTCATGGCCCACCACTTCGAGCAGCGCGACGGCAAGCCGTACCGCCTCGACGACGGTCAGGTGAACCTCGGCATCGCGGTCGACGTCGAGAAGAAGGACGGCTCGCGCACGCTGATGGTGCCGGTCATCAAGAACGCCGGCGGCCTGTCGTTCCGCGGGTTCCTCGACGCCTTCAACGACCTGATCGCCCGTGCGCGCGAGAACAAGCTCACCGCCGACGACCTCATGGGCGCCAACGTGAGCCTCACGAACCCGGGCGGCATCGGCACCGTCGCGTCCGTGCCGCGCCTGATGAGCGGCCAGGGCACCATCGTCGCCACGGGCTCCATCGCCTACCCGGTCGGCCTGGGCGCCATCGGCGAGGTCATCGGGGCCGAGAAGGTCATGACGATGACCTCGACCTACGACCACCGCGTGATCCAGGGCGCGGAGTCCGGGCGCTTCCTGAAGACCATCGAGGACCTCCTGCAGGGCGACGGCGGCTTCTACGACCGCGTGTTCGCCGACCTCGGCGTCGCGCTCGGCCCGGCTCCGGCCCCGCCAGCCCCGGCGGCCCCGGCGGCCGTCGCCCGCGACGTCGTTCCGGCCGCGGCACGCGCCGCGGCGCCGCCCGACGAGGAACTGCTGCAGGCCGTGCAGGCCGCGACCGCGCTCGTCAAGGCCTACCGCACGCACGGCCACCTCGCGGCGCGCCTGGACCCGCTGGGCACCGAGCCCGAGGGCGACCCGGCGCTCGACCCCGAGCCGCTGAACCTCAGCGACGAGATGATGCGCCGGATCCCGGCCAAGATCCTGCGCATCGGCGTCCCCGGCGCGACGCTGTACGACGCGCTCCCGCACCTGCGCGAGACCTACACCGGCACGATCGCCTACGAGATCGAGCACATCGCCTCGCACCGCCAGCGCGTCTGGCTGCGCGAGAAGATCGAGACCGGCGCCTTCCGCAGTGGCCTCACGAACGACGAGAAGACCTGGCTCCTCGGCCGCCTCGTCAAGGTGGACGCGTTCGAGCGCTTCATGCACAAGGCCTACCTCGGCCAGAAGCAGTTCTCGATCGAGGGCCTCGACATGACGGTGCCGATGCTCGACGAGATCATCCAGCTCTCGGCCGCGCACGGTGCGCGCGAGGTCGTCGTCGGCATGGCCCATCGCGGGCGGCTCAACGTGCTGGCCCACAACCTCGGCCGGCCGTACGACTCGATCTTCGCGGAGTTCGAGGGCGCCTCCACGCTCGAGGCGGTCACGACGATCCCGCAGGGCGGCACCGGCGACGTCAAGTACCACCACGGCTCGCAGGGCTCCTACCAGCTGCCCAACGGCGAGTCGATCCTCGTCAACCTCGAGAGCAACCCGTCGCACCTCGAGTTCGTCGACCCGGTCGTCGTCGGCGCCGCCCGCGCCGCGCAGACCACCCGCCAGGGCGCGCACGCGCATCGCGACACGAACGCCGCAGTGCCGGTGATCCTCCACGGCGACGCGGCGTTCCCCGCCCAGGGCGTGGTCGCGGAGACGCTGAACCTGCAGGCGCTCGATGGCTACGCGGTCGGCGGCTCGGTCCACCTCATCCAGAACAACCAGGTCGGCTTCACCACCGACCCGGACGACGCGCGCTCCACCCGCTGGGCATCAGATCTGGCCAAGGGCTTCGACGTGCCGATCTTCCACGTCAACGCCGACGACCCGGCCGCCTGCATCAGCGCCGTGCGCCTCGCCTTCGCCTTCCGCCAGGAGTTCGGCCACGACGTGCTCATCGACGTCGTCGGCTACCGCCGCTTCGGCCACAACGAGGCCGACGAGCCGGCCTACACGCAGCCGGAGATGACCGCCGTCATCAAGCGCCACAAGCGCGTCGCGGAGCTGTGGGCCGAGAAGCTGATCGCCGAGGGCATCGTCACCCAGGAGGACGTCGACCGCCAGGAGCAGGAGGTCTGGGACCACCTCGCCTCGCTGCACCGCGGTCTCAAGGACCGCATCAATGCCGCCGCCGAGGCCGGCCAGGTCGAGCAGCCCACCGGCGAGTACCAGCTCGACCGCTCGGCGTCGCCCGAGGTCAGGACCGCCGTCGAGGCGGACCGGCTGCGCGCGCTCAACGAGGAGCTGCTCGAGGTCCCTGAGGGCTTCACGGTGCACCCGAAGCTCGCCAAGCAGCTCGAGCGCCGGCGCGACGCGCTCGGCGCCGACGGCGGCATCGACTGGGCCCAGGCCGAGTCGCTCGCGTTCGCGTCGCTGCTGACCGAGGGGACGCCGATCCGCCTCACCGGGCAGGACGTCGAGCGCGGGACGTTCTCGCAGCGCCACCTCGTCTTCCACGACGCGAAGACCGGCCAGACGCTGTGCCCGATCCAGCACCTGCCGGGCGCGCTGGCCCCGTTCGAGCTGCACAACTCGCCGCTGAGCGAGATCGCCTGCGTCGGCTTCGAGTACGGCTACAGCGCGGAGGCGCCCGAGACCCTCGTCCTGTGGGAGGCGCAGTTCGGCGACTTCGCCAACGGCGCCCAGGTCATCATCGACCAGTTCATCGCCAGCGGGCTGGCCAAGTGGGGCCAGACGACGCGGCTGACGCTGCTGCTGCCGCACGGCTACGAGGGCTCGGGGCCCGAGCACTCCAGCGCCCGGCTCGAGCGCTTCCTGCAGCTCGCCGCCGAGGGCAACATCCGCGTGGCGAACCTCACCACGCCGGCCCAGTACTTCCACCTTCTGCGCCGCCAGGCGCGCGTGGCCAAGCAGCGGCCGCTGGTCATCATGACCCCCAAGTCGCTGCTGCGCCTGCCGCAGGCGACGAACCGCGTCGAGCACCTCGCCGACACGCAGTTCTATCCCGTGCTCGCCGAGCCGCGGGTGGACGACGCCCAGGTCAAGCGGCTCGTCCTGTGCACCGGCAAGATCTACTACGACATCGTCGGCCACCCCGACCGCGCGGACAACCAGCGCGTGGCGGTCGGCCGGGTCGAGCTGCTGTACCCGTTCCCCGAGGGCCAGATCCGCGAGCTGATCGGGCGCTATCCGAACCTCGAGGAGATCGTGTGGGTCCAGGAGGAGCCGCGCAACATGGGCGCCCGCGCGCACATGTTCCCGCGCCTCATGCAGATCCTCGAGGACCACCTGCACTTCGGCTTCATCGGCCGGCCCGAGCGCGCGTCACCGGGCGAGGGCTATCCGGCCGCCCACGTCGAGGAGCAGAGCCGCATCATCGCCACGGCGCTCGACGTCGACCAGCCGGTCTCGCAGTACCCGCGCAAGATGCCGGGCGAGCGCTGA
- a CDS encoding NUDIX hydrolase — protein MPALPAILARGPWSPGEIEARWLPEPYEPQAAQEAAADEAIRALRERGSPSHDGVAARLAGHRVTGDGRLVLELQPARWALRLVPGDAADSLSALCVTRDCDGRWLAGRRAEWLSSWAGQWALGAGGAVDPDENPVDTLVRELDEEWSVSPESVTGEALVALPQRMTMFIGMAWLPAGAEVTPDHEHDAYAWWPADPAEWPPEAHPQLRTMAALLAAAGRGADRS, from the coding sequence ATGCCCGCCCTTCCGGCCATCCTCGCGCGTGGACCCTGGAGCCCGGGCGAGATCGAGGCGCGCTGGCTGCCGGAGCCCTACGAGCCACAGGCCGCGCAGGAGGCGGCCGCCGACGAGGCGATCCGGGCGCTGCGCGAGCGCGGGTCGCCGAGCCACGACGGCGTCGCCGCGCGGCTCGCCGGGCACCGAGTGACCGGCGACGGACGGCTCGTCCTCGAGCTGCAGCCCGCCCGCTGGGCCCTGCGCCTCGTGCCCGGCGACGCCGCCGACAGCCTGTCCGCGCTCTGCGTGACGCGCGACTGCGACGGCCGCTGGCTGGCCGGCCGCCGCGCCGAGTGGCTGTCGTCGTGGGCGGGGCAGTGGGCGCTCGGGGCCGGCGGCGCCGTGGACCCGGACGAGAACCCCGTCGACACGCTCGTGCGCGAGCTCGACGAGGAGTGGTCTGTGTCGCCGGAGAGCGTGACCGGCGAGGCGCTCGTCGCGCTGCCGCAGCGGATGACGATGTTCATCGGGATGGCCTGGCTGCCGGCGGGCGCCGAGGTGACGCCCGACCACGAGCACGACGCCTACGCGTGGTGGCCCGCCGACCCGGCCGAGTGGCCGCCGGAGGCCCATCCGCAGCTGCGCACGATGGCCGCCCTCCTGGCCGCGGCGGGCCGTGGCGCGGACCGGTCATGA
- a CDS encoding FAD-binding oxidoreductase yields MARRRKHWGWGYEDQQPTAQQLRGAMPLVRERLGFDAQDPEEPVPLGAAAVPAASPLPPPPPGVTWDADAHARARHAWGSSYLDVVRGLRGRFDHAPDAVARPRDEAQVAAVLEWATETGVVVVPYGGGTSVVGGVTPAVDGPVVSLDLAALDRVLEVDAVSRSARVQAGALGPVLERQLAEHDLTMRCFPQSFEFSTLGGWIATRAGGHFATGPTHVDDLVEAVRAITPSGTWASRRLPGSGAGPSPDRALLGSEGILGVITEAWVRVQPHPEHRGGRAVRFGSFAMGVEAVRALAQSGLQPANCRLLDPAEAAFTGAGDGGHALLVLAFESTDAPVEADLARGLELCAECGGEWDDAPSRGGAAGAWRDAFLQAPYLRDVLVALGVMSETFETAITWERFGALREAVVDAARAALDDPRAMVTCRFTHAYPDGPAPYFTVLAPARRGDEEAQWWAVKRACSDALLAAGATITHHHAVGRDHRPWYDRQRPEPFAIALAAAKAAVDPAGILNPGVLMDPLTAPLP; encoded by the coding sequence ATGGCGCGCCGGCGCAAGCACTGGGGCTGGGGCTACGAGGATCAGCAGCCGACGGCGCAGCAGCTGCGCGGCGCGATGCCGCTCGTGCGCGAGCGGCTCGGCTTCGACGCACAGGACCCGGAGGAGCCGGTGCCGCTGGGCGCCGCCGCCGTGCCGGCCGCGTCGCCCCTCCCCCCGCCACCGCCCGGCGTGACCTGGGACGCGGATGCGCACGCGCGCGCGCGGCACGCATGGGGCAGCTCGTACCTGGACGTCGTCCGCGGCCTGCGCGGGCGCTTCGACCACGCGCCCGACGCCGTCGCCCGCCCCCGCGACGAGGCGCAGGTGGCGGCCGTGCTCGAGTGGGCGACCGAGACGGGCGTGGTCGTCGTGCCCTACGGCGGCGGGACGTCGGTGGTCGGCGGGGTCACGCCCGCGGTCGACGGGCCGGTCGTCTCGCTCGACCTCGCGGCGCTCGATCGCGTCCTCGAGGTCGACGCGGTCTCGCGCAGCGCGCGCGTGCAGGCCGGGGCGCTCGGCCCGGTCCTCGAGCGTCAGCTCGCCGAGCACGACCTGACCATGCGCTGCTTCCCGCAGTCGTTCGAGTTCTCGACGCTCGGCGGGTGGATCGCCACGCGCGCGGGCGGGCACTTCGCCACCGGCCCGACGCATGTCGACGACCTCGTGGAGGCGGTGCGCGCGATCACGCCGAGCGGCACGTGGGCGTCGCGGCGGTTGCCCGGGTCAGGGGCCGGGCCGAGCCCCGACCGCGCGCTGCTCGGGTCGGAGGGGATCCTCGGCGTGATCACCGAGGCGTGGGTGCGCGTCCAGCCGCATCCCGAGCACCGCGGCGGGCGGGCGGTGCGGTTCGGCTCCTTCGCGATGGGCGTCGAGGCGGTGCGCGCGCTCGCCCAGTCTGGGCTGCAGCCGGCCAACTGCCGGCTGCTGGACCCGGCCGAGGCCGCGTTCACCGGGGCCGGCGACGGCGGGCACGCGCTGCTCGTGCTGGCGTTCGAGTCGACCGACGCGCCGGTCGAGGCCGACCTCGCGCGCGGGCTCGAGCTCTGCGCCGAGTGCGGGGGCGAGTGGGACGACGCGCCGTCGCGCGGCGGCGCGGCAGGCGCGTGGCGCGACGCCTTCCTGCAGGCCCCGTACCTGCGCGACGTCCTCGTCGCCCTCGGCGTGATGTCGGAGACCTTCGAGACCGCGATCACCTGGGAGCGGTTCGGCGCCCTGCGCGAGGCAGTGGTCGATGCCGCGCGCGCGGCGCTCGACGATCCGCGCGCGATGGTGACCTGCCGCTTCACGCACGCGTACCCGGACGGGCCGGCGCCGTACTTCACCGTGCTCGCCCCGGCGCGGCGCGGCGACGAGGAGGCGCAGTGGTGGGCGGTCAAGCGCGCATGCTCGGATGCGCTGCTCGCCGCGGGCGCGACGATCACGCACCATCACGCCGTCGGCCGCGACCACCGGCCGTGGTACGACCGCCAGCGGCCGGAGCCGTTCGCCATCGCGCTGGCGGCGGCGAAGGCGGCGGTCGATCCGGCGGGGATCCTCAACCCGGGCGTCCTGATGGATCCCTTGACAGCGCCATTGCCGTAA
- a CDS encoding ArsR/SmtB family transcription factor, translating to MANAADMMTALGDPTRQMIFERLSDGPIPVGELARDLPVSRPAVSQHLKVLKDVGLVLDRRQGTRRLYQVDPAGLAILRTYLDQFWDRSLAAFQAAAENEEHKR from the coding sequence ATGGCGAACGCAGCAGACATGATGACGGCACTGGGCGATCCGACCCGGCAGATGATCTTCGAGCGGCTGTCCGACGGGCCCATCCCGGTCGGCGAGCTCGCCCGGGATCTGCCGGTCAGCCGCCCCGCGGTCTCGCAGCACCTCAAGGTGCTCAAGGACGTCGGCCTGGTCCTCGATCGCCGGCAGGGGACCAGGCGGCTCTACCAGGTCGACCCCGCGGGACTGGCGATCCTGCGGACGTACCTCGACCAGTTCTGGGACCGCTCCCTCGCCGCCTTCCAAGCTGCCGCGGAGAACGAGGAGCACAAGCGATGA
- a CDS encoding SRPBCC family protein → MIQQQIESIRRQVTVRASQQRAFEVFTAGMTGWWPKQHHIGSAPIEEIVIEPHEGGRWYTRHEDGTETSTGFVQAWEPYDRVVLTWNINAEWKYDPGLITPVELRFVAEAPDRTRVELEHRELERFGAEAEKMRAVFESPDAWAGTLAAFAAAVEQG, encoded by the coding sequence ATGATCCAGCAGCAGATCGAGTCGATCCGCAGGCAGGTCACGGTCCGGGCGTCCCAGCAGCGGGCGTTCGAGGTCTTCACCGCCGGCATGACCGGCTGGTGGCCCAAGCAGCATCACATCGGCTCGGCCCCGATCGAGGAGATCGTGATCGAGCCGCACGAGGGCGGGCGCTGGTACACCCGCCACGAGGACGGCACCGAGACGTCGACGGGCTTCGTGCAGGCCTGGGAGCCGTACGACCGCGTCGTGCTGACGTGGAACATCAACGCCGAGTGGAAGTACGACCCGGGCCTGATCACCCCGGTGGAACTGCGCTTCGTCGCCGAGGCGCCCGATCGGACCCGCGTGGAGCTCGAGCACCGCGAGCTCGAGCGCTTCGGCGCGGAGGCCGAGAAGATGCGCGCCGTGTTCGAGTCGCCGGACGCCTGGGCCGGGACGCTGGCGGCGTTCGCGGCGGCCGTCGAGCAGGGCTGA